A part of Tigriopus californicus strain San Diego chromosome 10, Tcal_SD_v2.1, whole genome shotgun sequence genomic DNA contains:
- the LOC131889119 gene encoding uncharacterized protein LOC131889119, with product MVVLDTSRSNTSPVNMSQYIQPPPMEFDSKCSPLAMLTQACNKIESNLMGEGCPLPSSRRTLSSSSSSTSPSCSAAVNNNNGNLLKSHLKLETFSSGLVARPKSSSTSISSLSHFVA from the exons ATGGTAGTGCTGGATACATCTAGGTCCAATACATCACCCGTAAACATGAGTCAATACATCCAACCGCCACCAATGGAG TTTGATTCGAAATGCAGCCCATTAGCCATGCTTACTCAAGCGTGTAACAAGATCGAATCCAATCTGATGGGCGAGGGTTGTCCTCTACCTTCATCCAGGCGAACTCTAAGCtcctcatcatcctcaacTTCACCGTCATGTAGTGCAGCTGTCAATAACAACAATGGCAATCTTCTCAAGAGCCACTTGAAATTGGAGACATTTTCGAGTGGACTTGTAGCCCGACCAAAGTCCTCGTCTACCTCCATCTCGTCACTGTCACACTTCGTTGCCTGA